A DNA window from Myxococcales bacterium contains the following coding sequences:
- a CDS encoding acetyl-CoA C-acyltransferase produces MRNVVIVSAARTPIGAFQGALSPLPAWQLGGIAIGEAVARAGLSAADAHEVVGEVYMGCVLGAGQGQAPARQAAHAAGLARAVGAVTVNKVCGSGLAAVAFGARAIATGDLDAVVAGGMESMTNAPYLLPKAREGLRMGHGQVLDSMIHDGLWDPYGDTHMGSCGELCARDKGISREAQDSYAAASYERAQSAIAAGKFKGEIVAVPVPQRKGEPVRVDTDEEPGRGNPAKLASLRPAFAKDGTITAGNASSLNDGAAALVLMDEGTARARGLTPLARIVGTAVHAQAPEWFTTAPAGAIERLCARIGWAKSDVDLWEINEAFAVVALANNQMLGLDPARVNVWGGAVALGHPIGASGARILVTLLSALAERGLRRGVASLCIGGGEGIAMAVERP; encoded by the coding sequence ATGCGAAACGTGGTCATCGTGTCCGCCGCGCGGACACCCATCGGGGCATTCCAGGGAGCGCTTTCCCCCCTGCCGGCCTGGCAGCTGGGCGGCATTGCCATCGGCGAAGCGGTGGCACGCGCGGGGCTGTCCGCGGCAGACGCCCACGAGGTCGTAGGGGAGGTGTACATGGGTTGTGTGCTCGGCGCCGGTCAGGGTCAGGCGCCGGCCCGCCAAGCTGCGCACGCCGCCGGGCTCGCACGCGCCGTGGGCGCCGTCACGGTGAACAAGGTGTGTGGCTCTGGACTCGCCGCCGTGGCGTTTGGGGCGCGGGCGATTGCCACGGGCGATCTCGATGCCGTGGTGGCCGGCGGCATGGAGAGCATGACGAACGCCCCCTACCTTCTGCCCAAGGCTCGTGAGGGGCTCCGTATGGGGCACGGGCAGGTGCTCGATTCCATGATTCACGACGGTCTATGGGACCCCTACGGAGACACCCATATGGGAAGCTGTGGCGAGCTCTGCGCGCGCGATAAAGGCATCTCGCGGGAGGCGCAGGACAGCTACGCCGCCGCGTCGTATGAGCGGGCTCAAAGTGCCATCGCGGCCGGCAAGTTCAAGGGCGAGATCGTCGCGGTGCCCGTGCCTCAGCGCAAAGGTGAGCCCGTCCGGGTCGACACCGACGAAGAGCCGGGCCGGGGCAATCCAGCCAAGCTCGCCTCGTTGCGCCCCGCTTTCGCGAAGGACGGCACCATCACCGCCGGCAACGCCTCGTCGCTCAACGATGGAGCCGCAGCGTTGGTCTTGATGGATGAGGGCACGGCGCGCGCCCGGGGCCTCACGCCGCTCGCCCGCATCGTGGGCACCGCGGTCCACGCGCAGGCGCCCGAGTGGTTCACCACAGCTCCCGCTGGAGCCATCGAACGCCTGTGCGCACGCATTGGGTGGGCGAAGAGCGACGTGGATTTGTGGGAAATCAACGAGGCATTCGCGGTGGTCGCGCTGGCCAACAATCAGATGCTGGGGCTCGATCCCGCGCGCGTCAACGTGTGGGGCGGGGCGGTGGCGCTCGGCCACCCGATCGGTGCCAGCGGCGCCCGCATCCTCGTCACCTTGCTGTCGGCGCTCGCGGAGCGTGGCCTGCGCCGCGGCGTGGCTTCGCTCTGCATCGGGGGCGGCGAGGGTATCGCCATGGCGGTGGAGCGGCCATGA
- a CDS encoding C40 family peptidase, protein MAWISANFWPLLPALLGLAAIGVLAAGCGGWTSQTPWPLRSEGRPKGARAESPRRPDDAAAWVEATLRRRGLKFGTDGSVAALYSYAVARHERIDPRAARAGDLLFFDTSRDGNACGTHVGLVEAIAPGGALKFRERRDGRDLQSFADPMRPRRRRDAQGRVVNSFLRPRQPHDEDTSRYFAGEMVCAVVRVRS, encoded by the coding sequence ATGGCCTGGATCTCCGCCAACTTCTGGCCCCTGCTGCCCGCCCTGCTCGGCCTGGCGGCCATTGGCGTGCTGGCAGCCGGCTGTGGGGGGTGGACCTCGCAAACGCCGTGGCCGCTGCGCAGCGAGGGACGCCCGAAGGGCGCACGCGCGGAAAGCCCGCGCCGGCCCGACGACGCAGCCGCGTGGGTCGAGGCCACGCTGAGACGCCGGGGCTTGAAGTTCGGCACCGACGGGTCGGTCGCAGCCCTCTACTCTTACGCCGTGGCTCGGCACGAGCGCATCGACCCCCGCGCGGCGCGCGCGGGCGACCTCCTGTTCTTCGATACGTCACGTGATGGCAATGCCTGCGGCACCCACGTGGGTTTGGTGGAGGCCATTGCTCCCGGGGGGGCCCTCAAATTCCGGGAGCGGCGCGACGGGCGGGATCTGCAGAGCTTTGCCGATCCGATGCGGCCGCGCCGCAGACGCGACGCTCAAGGGCGCGTGGTCAACTCGTTTCTACGCCCCCGCCAACCACACGACGAAGACACCAGCCGCTACTTCGCGGGCGAAATGGTCTGCGCCGTGGTGCGTGTCCGCAGCTAG